In one Spirosoma rigui genomic region, the following are encoded:
- a CDS encoding S41 family peptidase, which produces MDKEHEFDKEPAGRTHTPDGAAGGRIQNNKATVRMPMLLGITLAGGMLIGATFFGGAKSLNNIGRGYTKYREILQLIENNYVDTVNTDELVDYSIEKMLHKLDPHTAYMNPQDAIAARSQLEGGFDGIGVEFNIYKDTVYVVTPISGGPSETAGILSGDRIIKVNDTPLVGGKIENSMVFKALRGKRGTDVKMTILRKGEKEPKVFTVTRDRIPTYSVDAAYMVDPKTGYIKVNRFSETTYDEFKTALASLKAQGMTRLLMDLRNNPGGYMDRATSIADEFIAGNKLLVYTDGKDNRYDRQTHARIAGQFEEGPLVVLVDEGSASASEIVAGALQDHDRALIAGRRSFGKGLVQMPVQLSDGSELRLTISRYYTPSGRSIQKPYVMGQEGDYEKDLELRSKRGEYYIADSIKNDPKLKFKTDGGRVVYGGGGITPDYFIPRDSSWQTPYLIQLYGKNVIREFAMEYANDNRAKLDKMSFEDFDRTVTMNDEQMNRFVKDATAAGVKFNEKEYNRSKNYIRTQIKALVARSVYQKKNKAGQNNEFFKVIGESDDTYQKALKLFDRAGKLESGTFTYNAPERK; this is translated from the coding sequence ATGGATAAGGAACACGAATTTGATAAAGAACCGGCCGGTCGGACGCATACGCCGGATGGAGCCGCCGGCGGCCGGATTCAGAATAATAAAGCCACCGTTCGGATGCCAATGCTGCTGGGTATCACCCTGGCGGGCGGTATGCTGATCGGGGCTACGTTCTTCGGCGGAGCCAAAAGCCTGAACAATATCGGACGCGGGTATACCAAATACCGGGAGATCCTGCAACTGATCGAGAACAACTACGTCGATACGGTCAATACGGATGAACTGGTAGACTATTCCATCGAGAAGATGCTCCACAAGCTCGACCCGCACACGGCCTACATGAATCCGCAGGATGCCATTGCCGCCCGGTCGCAGCTGGAAGGTGGTTTTGATGGTATTGGCGTGGAGTTCAACATCTACAAGGACACCGTTTACGTGGTGACGCCCATTTCGGGGGGGCCTTCCGAAACGGCGGGTATCCTCAGTGGCGACCGCATCATCAAGGTCAACGATACGCCCCTGGTGGGTGGGAAGATCGAGAACAGCATGGTGTTCAAAGCCCTGCGCGGCAAACGCGGTACCGACGTGAAAATGACCATCCTGCGCAAAGGCGAGAAGGAACCCAAGGTGTTCACCGTTACCCGCGACCGCATTCCTACTTACTCGGTCGATGCCGCGTACATGGTTGATCCGAAGACGGGATATATCAAAGTCAACCGGTTCTCGGAAACGACGTATGACGAGTTTAAAACGGCGCTGGCGTCGCTGAAAGCCCAGGGGATGACCCGCCTGCTGATGGACCTGCGCAATAATCCCGGTGGTTACATGGATCGCGCTACGAGCATTGCCGACGAGTTTATTGCCGGGAATAAACTACTCGTTTATACCGACGGGAAAGACAACCGCTATGACCGGCAGACCCACGCCCGGATTGCGGGCCAGTTTGAAGAAGGACCGCTGGTGGTGCTGGTCGACGAGGGAAGTGCTTCGGCATCGGAGATTGTGGCCGGTGCGTTACAGGATCACGACCGGGCGTTGATTGCCGGTCGGCGGTCGTTTGGCAAAGGGCTGGTACAGATGCCGGTTCAGCTGTCGGACGGATCGGAGCTACGGCTAACCATATCGCGTTATTACACACCCAGCGGCCGCAGCATTCAGAAGCCTTACGTGATGGGGCAGGAGGGCGACTATGAGAAAGACCTCGAACTGCGCTCCAAACGGGGTGAGTACTACATTGCCGACTCAATCAAAAACGATCCAAAGCTGAAGTTCAAGACCGACGGTGGCCGGGTGGTATACGGTGGAGGAGGTATTACGCCGGACTATTTTATTCCGCGTGATTCGAGCTGGCAGACGCCCTACCTGATTCAGTTATACGGCAAAAATGTCATCCGCGAATTCGCGATGGAGTACGCCAATGACAACCGGGCTAAACTGGACAAGATGTCGTTCGAGGATTTCGACCGAACGGTGACGATGAACGACGAGCAGATGAACCGGTTCGTGAAGGATGCAACGGCGGCTGGTGTGAAGTTCAACGAGAAAGAATACAACCGCTCCAAAAACTACATCCGCACTCAGATCAAAGCGCTGGTAGCCCGGAGTGTTTACCAGAAGAAGAACAAAGCCGGTCAGAACAACGAGTTCTTTAAGGTGATTGGCGAGTCGGACGATACGTATCAAAAAGCGCTGAAGCTCTTCGACCGCGCCGGTAAACTGGAAAGCGGTACGTTCACCTACAACGCGCCGGAGAGAAAGTAA
- a CDS encoding acetoacetate--CoA ligase, whose product MTRPVLTPLYTPSRRTIDQSLMKQYMNWLFVKKGLYFRDYDDLWDWSVTDLEDFWESIWQFFDVQSHTPYNQIVFSPSDADMIGTEWFSGATLNYAEHIFRHANTQRPALMFASEQRKLTTVSWETLEKQVAAVASWLREQGITVGDRVVSVLPNCPEAVVAFLAATSVGAVWSSCSPDFGTTSVVDRFKQIEPKLLIVADGYTYNGKPIDKTEAMNDLRKSLPTLERVVWVPYLQPDSKPTWGRANTVVSWADVLDTPAPDGLTFEAVPFSHPIWVLYSSGTTGKPKAITHSVGGCLLEHLKVLALHQDVRVGERYFWYSTTGWMMWNFAIGSMLVGATLVLYDGAAGYPSLDVLWSLAEEAKIAHFGGGAAFYTACMRAGIRPAATYRLPHLRSIGSTGSPLPPEGFRWIYEGVKADVWLISFSGGTDVCSGFVGGNPLLPVYEGEIQCRLLGCKVEAFDENARPVRGELGEMVILEPMPSMPIYFWNDNGPAGNEVYRKSYFADYPGVWRHGDYIRITERNGIIIHGRSDATLNRDGVRIGTSEIYSAVESLPEIADSLIVGLEQPGGGYHMPLFVVLRDGYALTDELTTRIKQSLRSQFSPRHVPDAVYAIDEIPYTISGKKLETPIKKILSGVDPSLVTSKDTLRNPAALDQFTNFVIQR is encoded by the coding sequence ATGACCCGCCCCGTACTAACTCCTCTTTATACGCCTTCCCGGCGCACCATCGATCAGTCACTGATGAAGCAGTACATGAACTGGTTATTTGTAAAAAAAGGGCTGTATTTCCGGGACTATGATGACCTCTGGGACTGGTCGGTGACGGATCTGGAAGATTTCTGGGAGAGCATCTGGCAGTTTTTTGATGTGCAGAGCCACACGCCTTACAATCAAATCGTTTTCAGCCCCAGCGACGCCGACATGATCGGAACCGAATGGTTCTCGGGCGCGACGCTCAACTACGCCGAGCATATTTTCCGCCATGCCAACACCCAGCGTCCCGCGCTTATGTTTGCCTCGGAACAGCGCAAACTGACAACCGTGTCCTGGGAAACGCTGGAAAAGCAGGTTGCCGCCGTTGCCAGCTGGCTGCGGGAGCAGGGTATAACGGTCGGTGACCGGGTCGTGTCGGTACTGCCCAACTGCCCCGAAGCGGTCGTGGCTTTTCTGGCCGCTACTTCGGTAGGGGCCGTCTGGTCGAGTTGTTCGCCTGATTTTGGCACAACCAGCGTAGTGGACCGATTCAAACAGATCGAGCCCAAACTACTGATCGTGGCCGATGGCTACACCTATAACGGTAAGCCCATCGACAAAACGGAGGCTATGAACGACCTGCGCAAGAGCCTGCCCACGCTGGAGCGGGTGGTGTGGGTGCCCTACCTCCAGCCCGACAGCAAACCCACCTGGGGGCGCGCCAATACCGTAGTAAGCTGGGCCGACGTGCTGGATACGCCCGCCCCCGACGGGCTTACGTTCGAAGCGGTTCCGTTCAGTCATCCCATCTGGGTGCTCTATTCGTCGGGTACCACCGGCAAACCCAAAGCCATTACCCATAGCGTGGGCGGGTGTTTGCTCGAACACCTGAAAGTACTGGCGCTGCACCAGGATGTACGGGTGGGCGAGCGGTATTTCTGGTACTCAACCACCGGCTGGATGATGTGGAACTTCGCCATTGGGTCCATGCTCGTTGGGGCTACCCTTGTGCTGTACGACGGAGCCGCCGGCTACCCATCGCTCGATGTGCTCTGGAGTCTGGCCGAAGAAGCCAAAATTGCTCATTTCGGCGGGGGTGCGGCTTTTTATACTGCCTGTATGCGGGCGGGAATCAGACCGGCGGCTACGTACCGGCTGCCTCATCTGCGCAGTATTGGCTCCACGGGGTCGCCCCTGCCGCCGGAAGGCTTTCGCTGGATATACGAAGGTGTGAAGGCCGATGTCTGGCTCATCTCGTTCAGTGGTGGCACCGACGTCTGCAGCGGTTTCGTGGGCGGTAACCCGTTGCTACCCGTTTACGAAGGCGAAATTCAGTGCCGGCTGCTGGGCTGTAAAGTGGAAGCGTTCGATGAAAACGCCAGGCCCGTCCGGGGGGAACTCGGCGAGATGGTAATCCTCGAACCCATGCCCTCGATGCCCATCTATTTCTGGAATGACAATGGCCCGGCGGGCAACGAGGTATACCGTAAAAGCTACTTCGCCGATTATCCCGGCGTTTGGCGGCACGGCGACTATATCCGTATTACCGAGCGCAATGGGATCATCATCCACGGCCGTTCTGACGCTACCCTGAACCGGGACGGCGTGCGGATTGGGACCAGCGAGATCTACAGCGCCGTCGAAAGCCTGCCCGAAATTGCCGACAGCCTGATCGTGGGCCTGGAGCAGCCCGGGGGCGGCTACCACATGCCGTTGTTCGTGGTTCTGCGCGACGGGTATGCGCTCACGGATGAACTGACGACACGGATCAAACAGAGTCTGCGGAGCCAGTTCAGTCCCCGCCATGTGCCCGATGCTGTCTATGCCATCGACGAAATCCCGTATACCATCAGCGGCAAGAAGCTCGAGACGCCCATCAAGAAGATTCTGTCGGGTGTGGACCCGTCGCTGGTAACGAGCAAGGATACCCTCCGGAATCCGGCCGCCCTGGACCAGTTTACCAATTTTGTGATTCAACGGTAA